In Nostocoides sp. HKS02, the DNA window CACCGAGCCCGCGCCCTGGGACGGTCGCTGGCACGTGGTCGTCGTGGAGCGCACCCCTGACCGGAACCTGCGCGCCCGCTGCGCCCAAGCCCTCGCCTACCTCGGCTACGGCCAGCTCGCGGCCGACACCTGGCTCGCCCCGCGCCCCAGCCGCGAGCTCGAGGCCGCGCTGAGCGCTGCGGGCGTCACGTGGCAGGGGTTCACGAGCACCGTGGACGGCGACCCGCAGCAGGTCGTGGCGCGGGTGTGGGACCTGCGCACCCTGGCTGACGCCTACCGCGAGTTCAGCGCGGCCACCGGGCGGATGCCGTCGGTCTCCGCGCCGGAGGAGGCATTCGTGGCGCGGACCGAGCTGGTGCACGAGTGGCGGCTTGTTCCTGTTCCGCGATCCGGGGCTGCCCGACGAGGTCCTGCCCGACTCGTGGCCCGGCCGGGAGGCTGCCGCGCGGTTCGACAGCCGCGCCCGTGAGCTGCTGCCGCCCGCGCGTGAGTGGGTCGACGCCTGGCTGAACGGCGC includes these proteins:
- a CDS encoding PaaX family transcriptional regulator C-terminal domain-containing protein → MHARSALFDLYGDHLLDRGGWAPISASVGLLGSLGISAPAVRTAVSRMVQEGWLEPAERELRGYAVSARARQRLSEAHARIYRTEPAPWDGRWHVVVVERTPDRNLRARCAQALAYLGYGQLAADTWLAPRPSRELEAALSAAGVTWQGFTSTVDGDPQQVVARVWDLRTLADAYREFSAATGRMPSVSAPEEAFVARTELVHEWRLVPVPRSGAARRGPARLVARPGGCRAVRQPRP